Proteins from a single region of Apium graveolens cultivar Ventura chromosome 7, ASM990537v1, whole genome shotgun sequence:
- the LOC141672333 gene encoding AMSH-like ubiquitin thioesterase 1: MKRINVAASTRTLDVDNRISLRYYFRIADNVLKQANIFRAEKNYIDLYIMLLRFSSLVTETIPRHRDYRASSQSEKNYLKKKTLEAVIELESLKPTVERKIDELSRKHNNHVRGHQTNALDSSQDWPSIKRQHSNAYVNIKAQQPAAPEYAYQNQIQPFSHASSVEPQFRRFSLNIPLPKEETLSRHSILGPNGLRGQWQPPTSLKGISYPSNIDLTPVEIPSELLRDNSKQHLVENGNLLKKDSSILSDLKSTLSSNNDNKMSHTEELASLMPLNNDKKMPQAEELDSLISFDTVEPQVNIVRQPSPPPVLADVQDIIPTTSPPVTEAENGREDPSSDALSCSESPMELHISTTMMDSFMKLAKSNTSKNLETCGILAGSLKNRKFYITALIIPKQESTSDSCQATNEEEIFEVQDTRSLFPLGWIHTHPTQSCFMSSIDVHTHYSYQIMLPESVAIVMAPKDSSRNHGIFRLTNPGGMGVIRNCPRRGFHSHDPPADGSPIYKQCTDVYLNPNIKFDVIDLRR; encoded by the exons ATGAAGAGAATCAACGTCGCCGCAAGCACTAGAACCCTAGATGTTGATAATCGGATTTCTCTTCGTTATTACTTCAGAATCGCCGATAATGTCCTCAAACAG GCCAATATATTTCGAGCAGAGAAAAACTATATTGATCTTTATATAATGCTTCTGAGGTTTTCAAG TTTGGTGACAGAAACAATACCACGGCATCGTGATTATAGAGCATCTTCACAAAGTGAGAAAAATTATCTCAAGAAG AAAACATTGGAAGCCGTAATTGAGCTAGAGAGCTTGAAGCCCACAGTGGAACGTAAGATTGATGAATTGAGCAGGAAACATAACAATCATGTTAGAGGACATCAGACCAATGCTTTGGATTCTTCACAGGATTGGCCGTCCATTAAGAGGCAACATTCGAATGCGTATGTCAATATTAAG GCACAACAACCTGCTGCTCCGGAATATGCATATCAAAATCAGATCCAGCCGTTCTCACATGCCAGTTCAGTAGAACCCCAATTTCGAAGATT CTCACTGAATATACCTCTTCCAAAGGAGGAAACGCTTTCTAGACATTCTATATTAGGTCCAAATGGACTCCGTGGGCAGTGGCAACCCCCTACAAGTTTAAAAGGG ATAAGTTATCCAAGCAATATAGACTTAACACCAGTGGAAATCCCAAG CGAGCTTTTAAGGGACAACAGCAAGCAACATCTTGTGGAAAATGGAAATTTGCTTAAAAAAGATTCTAGCATTTTATCGGATTTAAAATCAACGCTGTCATCTAACAATGATAATAAAATGTCTCATACCGAAGAACTTGCCTCTCTGATGCCACTGAACAATGATAAAAAGATGCCCCAGGCTGAAGAACTTGACTCATTGATTTCCTTTGACACGGTAGAACCTCAAGTAAATATTGTCAGACAGCCTTCTCCTCCCCCTGTTCTTGCAGATGTACAGGATATAATCCCTACAACATCACCGCCAGTCACCGAGGCAGAAAACGGGAGGGAGGATCCCTCTTCTGACGCTTTAAGTTGTTCAGAATCTCCCATGGAGTTACATATA TCAACGACAATGATGGACAGTTTCATGAAGTTGGCAAAGTCGAATACCAGCAAGAACTTAGAGACCTGTGGAATTCTGGCAGGATCACTT AAAAATCGCAAATTCTATATAACTGCTCTCATCATCCCGAAGCAAGAATCAACCTCAGACTCG TGTCAGGCCACAAATGAGGAGGAAATATTTGAAGTGCAGGACACACGATCTCTTTTTCCTCTAGGATGGATTCAT ACGCACCCCACACAATCTTGTTTTATGTCATCAATTGATGTTCATACCCATTACTCATATCAG ATTATGTTGCCTGAGTCTGTAGCTATCGTTATGGCACCAAAAGATAGCTCCAG GAACCATGGTATATTCCGATTAACCAATCCAGGTGGCATGGGTGTTATACGAAATTGTCCACGCCGTGGCTTTCATTCCCATGACCCGCCAGCCGATGGTAGTCCAATTTACAAACAATGTACAGATGTTTATCTAAATCCTAATATAAAGTTTGATGTCATTGATTTGCGTCGCTAA
- the LOC141674934 gene encoding protein FAR1-RELATED SEQUENCE 5-like, with the protein MHGGEEQVGFHAQHLRNVVRDFRKDNLGVNDAQAGLDLLHRLEEESGGIFFIWTLIDEGGRLKCLLWVDPRSLLAYKNFGDVVAFDTTYRTNRYVMPFVPFTGVNHHYQSVLFGFALMRDELKTTFEWVLGTWLEVVEEKAPLAIITDQDQAMAGVIQSQLPNCVRGTLVTNFWRSSQPTMRRRNLMVTSTIAYITR; encoded by the coding sequence ATGCATGGAGGAGAGGAGCAAGTAGGGTTTCATGCCCAACACTTGAGAAATGTCGTGCGAGATTTTAGAAAAGATAATTTGGGTGTGAATGATGCGCAAGCGGGATTGGATCTGTTACATAGGTTAGAAGAGGAAAGTGGAggaattttttttatttggaCCCTAATTGATGAAGGAGGAAGATTGAAGTGTCTTTTATGGGTTGACCCCCGGTCGTTGTTGGCCTACAAAAATTTTGGTGATGTGGTTGCATTTGATACAACATATCGAACAAATAGGTATGTTATGCCGTTTGTGCCTTTCACCGGGGTAAATCATCACTATCAATCGGTTCTCTTTGGTTTTGCACTAATGCGTGATGAATTGAAGACTACATTTGAGTGGGTTTTGGGTACTTGGTTAGAGGTCGTTGAAGAAAAAGCACCTTTGGCTATTATCACCGATCAAGATCAAGCGATGGCTGGGGTAATTCAATCTCAACTACCGAACTGTGTTCGTGGCACATTAGTAACAAATTTCTGGAGAAGCTCTCAACCTACTATGCGAAGGAGGAACTTAATGGTGACTTCAACAATTGCATATATCACTCGTTGA
- the LOC141672304 gene encoding uncharacterized protein LOC141672304, with protein MCSEMLPSVTSPRISFSDDLNKDEDDEHVEVEMEEDQEDTSSMDVSDIFDNDHGQHFDFSFSDSFTFEPSSSSADELFSDGLIRPLQLEEKFVTTPKLTPLHPTLSQHSSTNDDPSLSKETNVSAIISTTNTTTTAATATTNVVESSEQKNQNQNQPNSKSFWKIHRSSSVHVDEDSYKKSSFWSLPLMLRSNSTGSAPSPRQVSKENKKQNMQKQLKCSTASASSFYMYQLSQKPPLKRNHGGSYGNNGVHTNPVLNVPPPYIGKGTGNLFGITSLFKEKKDKKTKK; from the coding sequence ATGTGTTCAGAGATGTTGCCTTCTGTCACTAGTCCTCGAATATCATTCTCTGATGATCTTAACAAGGATGAAGATGATGAACATGTAGAAGTCGagatggaagaagatcaagaagatacTTCATCAATGGATGTCTCAGATATTTTTGATAATGATCATGGCCaacattttgatttttcattCAGTGATAGCTTCACATTTGAACCATCTTCTTCATCAGCTGATGAACTTTTCTCTGATGGCCTAATTCGACCTCTTCAACTCGAAGAAAAATTTGTTACTACTCCAAAACTTACTCCACTTCATCCTACACTTTCTCAACATTCTTCAACAAATGATGATCCATCTTTGTCCAAAGAAACTAATGTCTCAGCAATAATAAGTACTACTAATACTACTACTACTGCTGCTACTGCTACGACAAATGTTGTCGAATCATCGGAGCAGAAGAATCAGAATCAGAACCAGCCTAATAGCAAGTCTTTCTGGAAGATCCACAGAAGTAGCAGTGTTCATGTTGATGAAGACTCCTATAAAAAGAGCTCATTTTGGTCATTACCACTTATGTTAAGAAGCAACTCTACTGGATCTGCACCAAGTCCAAGACAGGTATCTAAGGAGAATAAGAAGCAGAATATGCAGAAGCAACTCAAGTGTTCAACAGCATCAGCTTCTAGTTTTTATATGTATCAGTTGTCTCAAAAGCCTCCTCTGAAGAGAAATCATGGAGGGTCTTATGGTAATAATGGTGTTCATACTAATCCAGTGCTTAATGTTCCTCCACCTTATATTGGTAAAGGAACTGGTAATCTCTTTGGAATCACCTCTTTGTTCAAGGAAAAGAAAGATAAGAAGACCAAGAAATAA
- the LOC141674935 gene encoding uncharacterized protein LOC141674935, whose translation MHIANFFYECGIPFNAANSRSYEVMVESIGQYGPGLKPPTYHELRVPLLKKAKEETEKLKENHEKSWKRYDCTLMTDGWTDRRGRSLFNFLANSPEGTFFLGSVNASSESPDAQMLANLLESKIKEIGEKNVVQVVTDNGANYKLARQILEIRMPTLFWTPYDAYCVDLMLEDIGKIPAFKKTINQARICTTFIYRHGRVLDAMREKTSGRDLIKTGATRFATAFLTLDNASLPLLQVLHIADGDERPALAEIAATIDYAKTEVNKKFGNTKMAIRNKVVKIIDDRWNIQMGKPLHGASLFLNPGRYFDLVQVLRIANGDERPKSRRNLEMQKWQSGTKW comes from the exons ATGCATATTGCAAATTTTTTCTATGAATGTGGTATTCCTTTCAATGCCGCAAACTCTAGGAGTTATGAGGTGATGGTTGAGTCCATTGGCCAATATGGACCGGGTTTGAAGCCTCCAACATATCATGAATTGAGGGTGCCTCTACTTAAAAAAGCAAAGGAAGAAACAGAAAAATTGAAGGAGAACCATGAGAAGTCTTGGAAGAGGTATGACTGCACTCTTATGACCGATGGGTGGACTGATAGACGAGGAAGGAGTCTTTTTAACTTTCTTGCCAACAGTCCTGAAGGCACTTTCTTCTTGGGTTCGGTTAATGCTTCAAGCGAATCACCTGATGCACAAATGTTGGCCAACTTGCTTGAAAGCAAGATAAAGGAAATTGGTGAGAAAAATGTTGTGCAAGTTGTGACGGACAATGGGGCGAACTACAAGCTAGCACGTCAGATCTTGGAGATAAGGATGCCTACTTTATTTTGGACTCCATATGATGCATATTGTGTTGATTTGATGTTGGAGGATATTGGAAAAATTCCAGCATTTAAGAAGACAATCAACCAGGCAAGAATATGCACTACATTTATCTATAGGCATGGGCGTGTTCTTGATGCTATGAGGGAGAAGACTAGTGGGAGGGACCTAATCAAGACTGGAGCTACGAGGTTTGCTACTGCTTTTCTTACATTGGATA ATGCATCACTGCCACTTCTTCAAGTGTTGCACATTGCTGATGGTGATGAAAGGCCTGCTTTGGCTGAAATTGCAGCTACTATTGATTATGCAAAAACCGAAGTTAATAAGAAATTTGGAAATACAAAAATGGCAATCCGGAACAAAGTTGTGAAAATCATTGATGATCGTTGGAATATTCAAATGGGAAAACCATTACATGGAGCTTCTTTGTTTCTTAATCCCGGGAGATACTTTGATCTTGTTCAAGTGTTACGCATTGCTAATGGTGATGAAAGGCCGAAGTCAAGAAGAAATTTGGAAATGCAAAAATGGCAATCCGGAACAAAGTGGTGA